One stretch of Natronobacterium gregoryi SP2 DNA includes these proteins:
- a CDS encoding TetR/AcrR family transcriptional regulator: MLVVGKKLFENPSGTREEILAATYRALVEHGYADLTITRIGDELEKSQSLIYHHYDGKDDLVLACLEFMLAEFESTMDDSEIEDPRARLEAAVDWMFACEFDDEHQQFFATTLELRARANYDPAYRDHFTRSDRAFDRQLTTIVREGIEQSVFQECDPEAVASTLTTLQTGALFRRVSADGTEWLADVREEIDVYLEQQVYATSE; this comes from the coding sequence GTGCTCGTCGTGGGTAAGAAACTCTTCGAGAATCCGTCCGGAACCCGCGAAGAAATCCTCGCAGCAACCTATCGTGCCCTCGTCGAACACGGCTATGCCGACCTGACGATCACGCGAATCGGCGACGAACTCGAGAAGAGCCAGTCGCTTATCTACCACCACTACGACGGGAAAGACGACCTCGTTCTCGCCTGTCTCGAGTTCATGCTAGCGGAGTTCGAGTCGACGATGGACGACAGCGAAATCGAAGATCCGCGCGCACGACTCGAGGCGGCCGTCGACTGGATGTTCGCGTGCGAATTCGACGACGAACATCAGCAGTTCTTCGCGACGACACTGGAGTTGCGGGCACGGGCGAACTACGACCCGGCGTACCGCGACCACTTCACGCGAAGCGACCGTGCGTTCGACCGACAACTAACGACGATCGTTCGAGAGGGAATCGAACAGAGCGTGTTTCAGGAGTGTGACCCCGAGGCTGTCGCCTCGACGCTGACGACGCTACAGACCGGCGCGCTCTTTCGGCGGGTTTCGGCGGACGGCACCGAGTGGCTCGCAGACGTCCGCGAGGAGATCGACGTCTATCTCGAGCAGCAGGTGTACGCGACGAGTGAGTGA
- a CDS encoding saccharopine dehydrogenase family protein, producing MSNTDRTHDLVLWGATGVAGRLVAEHLTEQYTPDELSLALGGRDETRLCELEATLVEQCSDWQELPIVVGDATDRESLDAIAEKTRVVCTTVGPYTKYGTPLVEACISAGTDYCDLTGEVNWVREMIDRYHEDAVDAGSRIVHSCGFDSIPADLGTKLVQSFAIDEFETPCDLVRIYLEDGRGGVSGGTASSVVELFRAASTDPVARQTLRNPYSLAPPGERDGVDPGAQSFPRKDPLRGEWTAPSPMAVMNERVIRRSNALLEYPWGREFECTEVVPVGSGPVGLVGASAVTAGLGAATAALAFGPTREALRRFAFPDPGEGPTREEIESGYFTLRVLGRGTATDGPFVVESRVSADRDPGYGATAKMLGEAAMCLVREEVDSPLEGGILTPAAAIGDPLADGLRRAGLAVEVGEWDSDQT from the coding sequence GTGTCGAACACCGACCGGACACACGACCTCGTTCTCTGGGGCGCAACCGGCGTCGCCGGCCGTCTCGTCGCCGAACACCTCACCGAACAGTACACGCCGGACGAGCTCTCGCTCGCGCTCGGCGGCCGTGACGAGACGCGGCTTTGCGAACTGGAAGCCACACTCGTAGAGCAGTGTTCCGACTGGCAGGAGCTTCCGATCGTCGTCGGCGACGCGACGGATCGGGAGAGCCTGGACGCCATCGCCGAAAAGACCCGTGTCGTCTGTACGACCGTCGGCCCGTACACGAAGTATGGCACGCCGCTCGTCGAAGCGTGTATTTCGGCAGGAACCGACTACTGCGACCTCACCGGCGAAGTAAACTGGGTCCGGGAGATGATCGACCGGTACCACGAGGACGCGGTCGATGCGGGCTCACGCATCGTCCACAGTTGCGGCTTCGACTCGATCCCCGCCGATCTCGGTACGAAGCTCGTACAGTCGTTCGCCATTGACGAGTTCGAGACGCCCTGTGATCTGGTTCGGATCTACCTCGAGGACGGTCGCGGCGGGGTAAGCGGCGGAACGGCCTCGAGCGTCGTCGAACTGTTCCGGGCTGCGTCCACCGATCCGGTCGCCCGGCAGACGCTTCGGAACCCGTATTCGCTGGCACCGCCGGGCGAGCGCGACGGCGTCGATCCCGGCGCGCAGTCGTTCCCGAGAAAAGACCCGCTTCGAGGCGAGTGGACGGCTCCGTCGCCGATGGCGGTCATGAACGAGCGAGTGATTCGACGGAGCAACGCCTTGCTCGAGTACCCGTGGGGTCGTGAGTTCGAGTGTACGGAGGTCGTTCCTGTCGGCTCGGGTCCCGTCGGTCTGGTGGGGGCAAGCGCCGTCACGGCCGGCCTCGGGGCAGCGACTGCAGCACTGGCGTTTGGCCCGACACGGGAAGCCCTCCGGCGCTTCGCGTTCCCCGATCCGGGCGAGGGACCGACGAGAGAGGAGATCGAGAGCGGATACTTTACGCTTCGCGTGCTCGGTCGCGGAACCGCAACCGACGGCCCGTTCGTCGTCGAGAGTCGAGTCAGCGCTGATCGTGATCCTGGATACGGCGCGACCGCGAAGATGCTCGGTGAGGCCGCGATGTGTCTCGTCCGCGAGGAGGTCGACTCGCCGCTCGAGGGCGGCATCCTCACTCCGGCGGCAGCTATCGGCGATCCGCTTGCTGACGGGCTTCGTCGGGCGGGACTGGCCGTCGAAGTGGGCGAGTGGGACTCCGATCAGACGTAG
- a CDS encoding efflux RND transporter permease subunit, protein MRDSDGSSDRRQPTDSDEPSKRRSIFGVVASWVDSEEQSDDDPTRTPSPSSSSGETRSREDTDPFTRRINPLITDRPWTIVLVFLLVTGVFFVGAVAGGGEQEAGTDQFTEDSEAQEAFDDMQDDFEQSGHDSGGTSAQLFVTDRNGGNVLSKPNLLRMLEFQDRVETEDGLRVTSTTSPASLVATQLAPAATTAEEQHREIERASPRQLEAAVAAADETAGIPVSTDFTRESASADVAQVAVTYDTPPKSDTSDHAHLQFRTQEIADGINGFETGDNVVIWGDALLDEEVVQLLGDTSVVVFPAALVLILFFLLVAYRDPVDLALGLAALVMTMIWTFGFMGIANIPFSDQLITVFPLLLAVGIDFGIHIINRYREERTAGKAIEDAMGITTGQLTTALLIVTLTTVFSFMANLVSDITREFGIVAAAGIVFTFLIFSVFLPAGKVGFDRLREGTRFPEFGSSPLGQENSIMGRVLPIGVRIARTIPVIFLVVMLVVGAGAAAYGSGVDTEFDQEAFFPDEDRLEQYESLPGPLQPSEYTFMSVLDHLEEDFDQSLDGTVTIYIEDNDLRSDGALGEIDRAVHDPPDAFATNGREADADTILDVIDSQAATDPEFAAVVQRYDTTGDEIPNRNVDAVYDELFASDASDDAASRLTTDRGATRIDAQIDVDASQEEAVAAGKTVAEEMRLDATATGQLVIFEAVIDRTLESSVNSLVVAFLLTMIFLVLSYWSLEGRAIYGVLNLVPVLLAVALLVGSMRYFDVPLTPINAPILSVSIGLGVDYTVHFMHRFVDEYENGSDVHESLSVTVRGTGGALTGSMLTTVTGLGVLYVALIPLIMEFGLLLALGVFYAWLTSIVVLPSVIVVWDRFE, encoded by the coding sequence ATGCGCGATTCCGACGGTTCCAGCGACCGACGACAGCCGACCGACAGCGACGAGCCCTCGAAGAGACGGTCGATATTCGGGGTCGTCGCCTCGTGGGTCGACTCCGAGGAGCAGTCTGACGACGATCCCACCAGGACGCCATCGCCGTCCTCGAGCAGCGGTGAGACGCGATCTCGGGAGGACACGGACCCGTTCACGCGTCGGATCAACCCGCTGATCACGGACCGACCCTGGACTATCGTCCTCGTTTTCTTGCTCGTGACCGGCGTCTTCTTCGTCGGTGCGGTAGCGGGCGGAGGAGAACAGGAAGCCGGCACCGACCAGTTCACCGAGGACTCGGAGGCCCAGGAAGCGTTCGACGACATGCAGGATGACTTCGAACAGTCGGGCCACGACAGCGGTGGTACCAGTGCCCAACTGTTCGTCACCGACCGGAACGGCGGAAACGTCCTCTCGAAACCGAACCTGTTACGCATGCTCGAGTTCCAGGACCGTGTCGAGACCGAAGACGGGCTTCGGGTCACCTCGACGACGAGTCCGGCGTCGCTGGTCGCGACGCAACTGGCTCCGGCGGCGACGACCGCCGAAGAGCAACACCGCGAGATCGAACGCGCCTCGCCGCGCCAACTCGAGGCGGCCGTCGCGGCGGCCGACGAGACTGCGGGGATTCCGGTCAGTACCGACTTCACACGTGAGTCGGCGTCGGCAGACGTCGCACAGGTCGCGGTGACCTACGACACGCCCCCGAAGTCGGATACGAGCGATCACGCCCACCTCCAGTTTCGGACACAGGAGATCGCCGACGGGATCAACGGGTTCGAGACTGGCGACAACGTCGTCATCTGGGGTGACGCCCTCCTCGACGAGGAGGTCGTCCAACTGCTCGGTGATACGTCGGTCGTCGTCTTCCCGGCAGCGTTGGTTCTGATCCTGTTTTTCTTGCTGGTCGCCTACCGCGATCCGGTCGACCTCGCACTCGGGCTGGCGGCACTCGTGATGACGATGATCTGGACGTTCGGATTCATGGGGATAGCGAACATCCCGTTCTCGGATCAGCTCATCACGGTCTTTCCGCTGTTGCTCGCGGTCGGGATCGACTTCGGCATCCACATCATCAACCGCTACCGCGAGGAACGAACAGCGGGGAAAGCGATCGAGGACGCGATGGGGATCACGACCGGGCAGTTGACGACGGCGCTACTGATCGTCACCCTGACGACCGTCTTCAGCTTCATGGCGAATCTGGTCAGCGACATCACGCGAGAGTTCGGCATCGTCGCGGCCGCCGGTATCGTCTTTACGTTTCTCATCTTCAGCGTCTTTCTCCCGGCCGGGAAGGTCGGTTTCGACCGACTGCGCGAGGGAACGCGGTTCCCGGAGTTCGGCAGTAGCCCGCTTGGCCAGGAGAACTCGATCATGGGGCGGGTGCTTCCGATCGGCGTCCGCATCGCCCGCACGATCCCCGTGATCTTTCTCGTCGTGATGCTTGTCGTCGGTGCGGGCGCGGCGGCGTACGGTTCCGGCGTCGACACCGAGTTCGACCAGGAGGCCTTCTTTCCCGACGAGGACCGACTCGAGCAGTACGAGTCGCTCCCAGGCCCGCTTCAGCCAAGCGAGTACACGTTTATGTCGGTTCTCGATCACCTCGAAGAAGACTTCGATCAGAGCCTCGATGGAACGGTGACGATATACATCGAGGACAACGACCTCAGATCCGACGGTGCACTCGGAGAGATCGACCGGGCCGTCCACGACCCGCCCGACGCGTTCGCGACCAACGGGCGGGAGGCCGACGCAGACACGATCTTGGACGTCATCGACTCCCAGGCCGCAACCGACCCCGAGTTCGCGGCGGTCGTCCAGCGGTACGACACCACTGGCGACGAGATCCCCAACCGGAACGTCGACGCTGTCTACGACGAACTGTTCGCCTCCGACGCGAGCGACGACGCTGCCAGTCGACTGACGACCGACCGTGGTGCGACCCGGATCGACGCCCAGATCGACGTCGACGCCAGCCAGGAAGAAGCCGTCGCCGCTGGCAAAACCGTTGCCGAGGAGATGCGACTCGACGCGACCGCGACCGGTCAGCTGGTCATCTTCGAGGCCGTCATCGACCGCACCCTCGAATCCTCGGTCAACAGCCTCGTCGTCGCGTTCCTGCTGACGATGATCTTTCTCGTCCTTTCTTACTGGTCGCTCGAGGGGCGGGCGATATACGGCGTGTTGAACCTCGTTCCAGTCTTGCTCGCTGTCGCATTGTTGGTTGGCTCGATGCGGTACTTCGACGTGCCGTTGACGCCGATCAACGCACCGATACTCTCGGTTTCGATCGGTCTTGGGGTGGACTACACCGTCCACTTCATGCATCGGTTCGTCGACGAGTACGAGAACGGCAGCGACGTCCACGAGTCGCTGTCCGTGACCGTCCGTGGGACAGGCGGCGCGCTGACTGGAAGCATGCTGACGACGGTCACTGGGCTCGGCGTGCTCTACGTCGCGTTGATCCCGCTTATCATGGAGTTTGGACTCCTGCTCGCACTCGGCGTCTTCTACGCCTGGCTCACGTCGATCGTCGTCCTCCCGTCGGTGATCGTCGTCTGGGATCGCTTCGAGTGA
- a CDS encoding 2Fe-2S iron-sulfur cluster-binding protein, whose product MPTVTIHDRELECETDAVLRNVLLRADESPHNGRADTLNCRGLGSCGTCAVAVSGEVGAPGSRERLRLSIPPHDTASGLRLACQLRVEDDLVVEKYPGYWGQHTDRTEEKADPEEP is encoded by the coding sequence GTGCCTACTGTTACCATTCACGATCGGGAACTCGAGTGCGAAACGGACGCAGTGCTTCGGAACGTCCTTCTCCGTGCGGACGAGTCACCGCACAACGGCCGTGCCGACACCCTCAATTGTCGTGGGCTGGGATCGTGTGGTACCTGCGCCGTTGCAGTGTCCGGCGAGGTGGGAGCGCCCGGTTCCCGGGAACGCCTTCGCCTGTCGATTCCGCCACACGATACGGCATCCGGGCTCCGACTTGCCTGTCAGCTCCGCGTCGAAGACGACCTCGTCGTCGAGAAGTACCCCGGATACTGGGGGCAACACACTGACCGAACGGAGGAGAAAGCCGATCCGGAGGAACCGTGA
- a CDS encoding COG1361 S-layer family protein translates to MNQNQNQNQDRTRNRTRLLALVVLSLALVGAATAPALVSAVERGSPNLDVYLEDDEVETGTEETLELQIQNDAEVVVGAGERSTIARGVSVEIEDAGPFEAKSGETALGQIQDGQVVDAPQRIAVPDSVEPGEYDVSVRVRYAYISPIFEGSSSTERQTMSDRLDVTVVVPDEPRFDVTDVSTAVEPGASGEAVLEIENTGPVPSNYTKTAVSGGNGITVDGGTPDAPTEEVLGDLEPNESTTMTVDVGIDDGVSAGDRPLEVDFFYHDDDGIERQANSVATSLATIDQSFSIDGLESTLAVGYDGVVTGAVTNDGPRTIDDAVLTVAPQSDSLFVEDTRYALPELKSGESAEFRYPTDVSGQADAGPRQLQFTVEYSGGDRTTLEDGPMSERVVVDDDHEEFAIETGEADVRQGETSEVVLEVTNDRPETFSNIDAKLYTDSPLEAPNSDAFVSELGPNESAELRFEITAAPDAAVEVHPVELDFEYDTERGETAVSDVYQHPIDVGAGEDDDSNVGSIVTVMAFLTVAGLGAGLWWRRA, encoded by the coding sequence ATGAACCAGAACCAGAACCAGAATCAGGATCGAACCCGGAACCGAACCCGACTGCTCGCTCTCGTCGTCCTCTCGCTTGCTCTCGTCGGGGCAGCGACAGCTCCGGCACTCGTCAGCGCCGTCGAGCGAGGGAGTCCGAACCTGGACGTCTATCTCGAGGACGACGAGGTCGAGACCGGGACCGAAGAGACACTCGAGTTACAGATTCAGAACGACGCGGAGGTAGTCGTCGGGGCAGGAGAACGCTCTACGATTGCCCGTGGCGTAAGCGTCGAAATAGAGGATGCCGGCCCGTTCGAAGCGAAGTCCGGCGAGACCGCGCTCGGCCAGATACAGGACGGACAGGTCGTCGACGCGCCACAGCGCATCGCCGTTCCCGATTCGGTCGAGCCGGGCGAGTACGACGTAAGCGTGCGGGTTCGGTATGCGTATATAAGTCCAATCTTCGAAGGATCGTCGAGTACGGAGCGACAGACGATGAGCGACCGGCTCGACGTGACCGTCGTCGTTCCCGACGAGCCACGATTCGACGTGACCGACGTCTCGACGGCGGTCGAACCCGGTGCGAGCGGTGAGGCAGTACTCGAGATCGAGAACACCGGCCCAGTACCGTCTAACTACACCAAAACTGCAGTTTCCGGTGGAAACGGTATCACGGTCGACGGCGGGACGCCCGACGCGCCGACCGAAGAGGTACTCGGCGACCTCGAGCCAAACGAGTCGACGACGATGACTGTCGACGTCGGGATCGACGACGGCGTCAGCGCCGGCGACCGGCCGCTCGAGGTCGACTTCTTCTACCACGACGACGACGGCATCGAGCGCCAGGCAAACAGCGTGGCCACGTCGCTGGCGACGATCGACCAGTCGTTCTCGATCGACGGCCTCGAGAGTACCCTCGCAGTCGGCTACGACGGCGTCGTAACTGGAGCGGTTACGAACGACGGTCCGCGTACGATCGACGACGCCGTTCTGACGGTTGCGCCACAGAGCGACTCGCTTTTCGTCGAGGACACGCGGTACGCGCTGCCCGAACTGAAGTCAGGCGAGAGCGCCGAGTTCCGATATCCGACTGACGTCAGCGGCCAGGCCGACGCCGGACCACGACAACTCCAGTTCACCGTCGAGTACTCCGGCGGCGATCGTACGACGCTAGAGGACGGCCCGATGTCAGAGCGGGTCGTCGTCGACGACGACCACGAGGAGTTTGCCATCGAAACCGGCGAGGCGGACGTCCGGCAGGGCGAGACCAGCGAGGTCGTTCTCGAGGTCACGAACGATCGCCCGGAGACGTTCTCGAATATCGACGCCAAGCTCTACACCGATAGTCCGCTCGAGGCACCGAACAGTGATGCCTTCGTGAGCGAACTCGGGCCAAACGAGTCGGCCGAGCTTCGCTTCGAGATCACGGCCGCACCCGACGCGGCGGTCGAGGTTCACCCGGTCGAGCTCGATTTCGAGTACGACACCGAGCGCGGCGAGACTGCCGTCTCCGATGTCTACCAGCATCCGATCGACGTCGGTGCCGGCGAAGACGACGACAGCAACGTCGGCTCGATCGTCACGGTGATGGCCTTCCTGACAGTCGCCGGTCTCGGAGCCGGCCTCTGGTGGCGACGAGCGTAA